A window of the Gemmatirosa kalamazoonensis genome harbors these coding sequences:
- a CDS encoding serine/threonine-protein kinase → MTDSGDALSAPSGGAPGADDSFRDALAAALAPAYVLGRELHGGGMSRVFVAEEPALGRTVVVKVLPLEWAAGMNRDRFLREIQLAARLQHPHIVPLLAAGEVAGSMYYTMPFIEGESVRAALARGRRFTVREVVRILHDVVEALAHAHARGVIHRDVKPGNVLMLGNHALVTDFGVAKALSAARQSTGGVFAAGTTSTGLAIGTPAYMAPEQLAADPAADHRVDLYAAGLLAYELLVGQSPFTADSPQATLAAQLTRVPTALHTLRPDVPAALSAVIERCLAKEPAQRPASAEDLLGALEAAAYHVTPGGGTPADAVLGGITPPETAPVTAPLGTVPNVLTAPLPAGAAEATTTRLPAPSASHRRPTAVLGGALLGMALVLLGGWAVVRGLGDRGAATPKVPNAPAAPAGVVAPAVSAPAVPAPAVPVVTPRLTRDDSLAIAAAVERRLAGEERARRAKDAKPMAPQQAESLRAVSWQHFADSLRDAAMGLARGHGPGPGRVIVGMPDLRRMVPDSATMSALARAGASGAAGAVAGVGSRFEMRVDPRVAREDALRSEAAAWIAKLGERLPPPKPGVRRVLVLDLGDGTGRPDLRGLAGAVTAATRRAISQRDGYEAIDPSTVKDVQRMGLPEGALAAVTHSGAVLGGLVTVQRDSTVGVVAVIHDAARGFPFSVRTARTPASTSPDSMAADVGAALVKALDRVKWPPRPDERP, encoded by the coding sequence GTGACCGATTCCGGTGACGCGCTGAGCGCGCCCTCCGGCGGCGCGCCCGGCGCCGACGACAGCTTCCGCGACGCCCTCGCCGCCGCCCTCGCGCCGGCCTACGTCCTCGGACGGGAGCTCCATGGCGGCGGCATGAGCCGCGTGTTCGTGGCCGAGGAGCCCGCCCTCGGCCGCACCGTCGTCGTGAAGGTGCTGCCGCTCGAGTGGGCCGCCGGCATGAACCGCGACCGGTTCCTCCGCGAGATCCAGCTCGCCGCGCGGCTCCAGCATCCGCACATCGTCCCGCTGCTCGCCGCCGGCGAGGTCGCCGGGTCGATGTACTACACGATGCCGTTCATCGAGGGCGAGTCGGTGCGCGCCGCCCTTGCCCGGGGGCGCCGCTTCACCGTGCGCGAGGTCGTGCGCATCCTGCACGACGTCGTCGAGGCGCTCGCCCACGCCCACGCGCGCGGCGTCATCCACCGCGACGTGAAGCCGGGCAACGTCCTCATGCTCGGCAACCACGCCCTCGTCACCGACTTCGGCGTGGCGAAGGCGCTCAGCGCGGCGCGCCAGAGCACCGGCGGGGTGTTCGCCGCCGGCACCACGTCCACCGGGCTCGCGATCGGCACGCCGGCCTACATGGCCCCCGAGCAGCTCGCCGCCGACCCCGCGGCCGATCATCGGGTGGACCTGTACGCCGCCGGGCTGCTCGCCTACGAGCTGCTCGTCGGCCAGTCGCCGTTCACCGCCGACTCGCCGCAGGCGACGCTCGCCGCGCAGCTCACGCGCGTGCCGACCGCGCTCCACACGCTGCGCCCCGACGTGCCGGCCGCGCTCTCCGCGGTCATCGAGCGGTGCCTCGCGAAGGAGCCTGCGCAGCGCCCCGCGTCGGCGGAGGATCTGCTCGGCGCGCTCGAGGCGGCGGCGTACCACGTCACGCCGGGCGGCGGCACGCCGGCCGACGCGGTGCTCGGCGGCATCACGCCGCCGGAGACCGCGCCCGTCACCGCACCGTTAGGCACCGTGCCTAACGTGCTCACGGCGCCCCTGCCGGCCGGTGCCGCCGAGGCGACGACGACCCGACTTCCGGCGCCTTCGGCGTCGCACCGCCGCCCCACCGCGGTCCTCGGCGGCGCGCTGCTCGGCATGGCGCTCGTCCTCCTCGGCGGATGGGCGGTCGTGCGCGGCCTCGGCGACCGCGGCGCCGCGACGCCGAAGGTGCCTAACGCGCCGGCCGCACCCGCCGGGGTGGTCGCGCCCGCCGTATCCGCGCCCGCGGTGCCCGCGCCCGCCGTGCCCGTCGTCACGCCGCGCCTCACCCGCGACGACTCGCTCGCGATCGCCGCCGCCGTCGAGCGCCGGCTCGCCGGCGAGGAGCGGGCGCGCCGCGCGAAGGACGCGAAGCCCATGGCCCCGCAGCAGGCCGAGTCGCTGCGCGCCGTGTCGTGGCAGCACTTCGCCGACTCGCTCCGCGATGCGGCCATGGGGCTCGCGCGCGGCCATGGCCCGGGGCCGGGTCGCGTCATCGTCGGCATGCCCGACCTGCGGCGCATGGTCCCCGACTCCGCCACCATGTCCGCGCTCGCCCGGGCGGGTGCCTCGGGCGCCGCGGGCGCGGTGGCCGGCGTCGGTTCCCGCTTCGAGATGCGCGTCGACCCGCGCGTGGCGCGCGAGGACGCGCTGCGCAGCGAGGCCGCGGCGTGGATCGCGAAGCTCGGCGAGCGGCTCCCGCCGCCGAAGCCGGGCGTGCGCCGCGTGCTCGTGCTCGACCTCGGCGACGGCACCGGGCGCCCGGACCTGCGCGGCCTCGCCGGCGCGGTGACGGCCGCGACCCGACGCGCGATCTCCCAGCGCGACGGCTACGAGGCGATCGACCCGTCGACGGTGAAGGACGTGCAGCGCATGGGGCTCCCCGAGGGCGCGCTCGCCGCCGTCACGCACAGCGGCGCGGTCCTCGGCGGCCTCGTCACCGTGCAGCGCGACTCCACCGTCGGCGTCGTCGCCGTCATCCACGACGCCGCGCGCGGCTTCCCGTTCAGCGTCCGCACCGCGCGCACGCCGGCGAGCACGTCGCCCGACTCGATGGCCGCCGACGTCGGCGCCGCGCTCGTCAAGGCGCTCGACCGCGTGAAGTGGCCGCCGCGTCCGGACGAGCGCCCCTGA
- the pgl gene encoding 6-phosphogluconolactonase has translation MTAPNDLAGAAPVVRVVADADALTQAAEALVGDAVLHAVERHGRCAVALAGGSTPRALYARLAASDAARLPWNLVDVWFGDERCVPPDDAASNYRMAHDALLSRVPIPPENVRRIPGELGAAAAAEAYDAMLRDAFGALGTGGEGFDLVLLGVGTEGHTASLFPGHPALDVTDRWAVPVDPAPPTAKPLVPRVTLTFPALTGATEILVLATGAEKKYIVDAVRAGDTELPAARVRGRERTMWIVDNAAG, from the coding sequence ATGACGGCGCCTAACGACCTTGCGGGCGCCGCGCCGGTCGTGCGCGTGGTGGCCGACGCCGACGCGCTCACGCAGGCCGCCGAGGCGCTCGTCGGCGACGCGGTGCTGCATGCGGTCGAGCGGCACGGCCGCTGCGCCGTCGCGCTCGCGGGCGGCAGCACGCCGCGCGCGCTCTACGCGCGCCTCGCCGCCTCCGACGCGGCGCGACTGCCGTGGAACCTCGTCGACGTGTGGTTCGGCGACGAGCGGTGCGTGCCGCCCGACGACGCGGCGAGCAACTACCGCATGGCGCACGACGCGCTGCTCTCGCGCGTGCCGATCCCGCCCGAGAACGTGCGCCGCATCCCCGGAGAGCTCGGCGCCGCCGCCGCGGCCGAGGCGTACGACGCGATGCTGCGCGACGCGTTCGGCGCGTTGGGCACGGGCGGCGAGGGCTTCGACCTCGTGCTGCTCGGCGTCGGCACGGAGGGGCACACGGCGTCGCTCTTCCCCGGACACCCCGCGCTCGACGTGACCGACCGGTGGGCCGTGCCCGTGGACCCCGCGCCGCCGACCGCGAAGCCGCTCGTCCCGCGCGTGACGCTCACCTTCCCCGCGCTCACCGGCGCCACGGAGATCCTCGTCCTCGCCACCGGCGCGGAGAAGAAGTACATCGTCGACGCGGTGCGCGCGGGAGACACCGAGCTGCCGGCGGCGCGCGTGCGCGGGCGGGAGCGCACGATGTGGATCGTCGACAACGCCGCCGGGTGA
- a CDS encoding alpha/beta hydrolase — MRTFATLVIVTTATAWTAAAQTPRPTPPTRDPHAPGYVPSTDLPDGALPPVDRDGNFVLGPTHAPAPETLARDGVPRGTVHTFTMRSEESRLFPGVARDSGTFGTPDPNDPASLVVTTSRAAPWTRRVDVYVPAQYVPGSAAPLLVGADGPDPLLFATLDNLIAEHRVPPMIAVSIGNGGGDAQGSERGLEYDTMSGRYAEFVEREVLPLVERQYGVRLTRDPDGRATMGCSSGAAAAFIMAWYHPEWYHRVLSYSGTFVNQQWPHDSAMPHGAWTLHERLVPQSPPKPIRVWMHVGDRDLYNPNVMRDGMHDWVDANERMAAALAAKGYRYQFVFARDAGHCDRAVKAQTLPEALEWLWRGYPR, encoded by the coding sequence ATGAGAACCTTCGCGACTCTGGTGATCGTGACGACGGCGACCGCGTGGACGGCTGCCGCGCAGACGCCGCGTCCCACGCCGCCGACGCGCGACCCGCACGCGCCGGGCTACGTGCCGTCGACCGACCTCCCCGACGGCGCGCTGCCACCGGTCGATCGCGATGGCAACTTCGTGCTCGGCCCCACACACGCGCCGGCGCCGGAGACGCTCGCGCGCGACGGCGTGCCGCGCGGCACGGTGCACACCTTCACCATGCGCTCCGAGGAGAGCCGCCTCTTCCCCGGCGTCGCGCGCGACTCGGGCACGTTCGGCACGCCCGACCCGAACGATCCGGCGTCGCTCGTCGTCACGACGAGCCGCGCCGCGCCGTGGACGCGTCGCGTCGACGTCTACGTGCCCGCGCAGTACGTCCCCGGCAGCGCCGCGCCGCTCCTCGTCGGCGCCGACGGCCCCGACCCGCTGCTGTTCGCGACGCTCGACAACCTCATCGCCGAGCACCGCGTGCCGCCGATGATCGCCGTGTCGATCGGCAACGGCGGCGGCGACGCGCAGGGAAGCGAGCGCGGGCTCGAGTACGACACGATGTCGGGGCGCTACGCGGAGTTCGTGGAGCGCGAGGTGCTGCCGCTCGTCGAGCGGCAGTACGGCGTACGCCTGACGCGAGACCCCGACGGGCGTGCGACGATGGGGTGCAGCTCCGGCGCCGCGGCGGCGTTCATCATGGCGTGGTATCACCCCGAGTGGTACCACCGCGTGCTGTCGTACTCGGGCACGTTCGTGAACCAGCAGTGGCCGCACGACTCGGCGATGCCGCACGGGGCGTGGACGCTCCACGAGCGCCTCGTCCCGCAGTCGCCGCCGAAGCCGATCCGCGTCTGGATGCACGTCGGCGACCGCGACCTGTACAACCCGAACGTCATGCGCGACGGCATGCACGACTGGGTCGACGCGAACGAGCGCATGGCCGCCGCGCTCGCGGCGAAGGGCTACCGCTACCAGTTCGTGTTCGCGCGCGACGCCGGGCACTGCGACCGTGCCGTGAAGGCGCAGACGCTGCCCGAGGCGCTGGAGTGGCTCTGGCGCGGATATCCGCGTTAG
- the zwf gene encoding glucose-6-phosphate dehydrogenase has product MPLPNQSARGDGDYSTGELPHHEPDPSLFVIFGATGDLSRRKILPALWQLHAQGFTKQGLYVLGVTRDDNIEDDAFRQITLEAVRGADPNADAAALQEWVSKYVYFQDVDEDYAPLVERITALEQEHSLPGNRTFYLSLPPGAFPPTVEKLGAVGLNHGPGWTRLVIEKPFGRDLASARALNDLVHRCFDESQIYRIDHYLGKETVQNLIVFRFANAMFESLWDRDRIESVTITVAEELGVEKRAGYYESAGALRDMVQSHLTQLLTLVAMDVPSGLDAAAIRAEKIKVLRSIRPISPEDAVLGQYEPGQIDGKDVAGYREEPGVAPDSRTETFAALTLHLENWRWQGVPFYLRTGKRMPRRLTEIEIKFRRAPVWMFRSVVADELHRNTLLVTLQPNEGFSLFFDVKAPGEPFRLRRLPLHFSYDEEFAVLPEAYQTLILDLLLGDQTLFVHADEVETSWALYAPLLDGRRAVYPYPAGTWGPIEAELISSRAPLPGDGSAAPRGTRAAR; this is encoded by the coding sequence ATGCCGCTGCCTAACCAGTCCGCCCGCGGCGACGGCGACTACTCCACCGGCGAGTTGCCGCACCACGAGCCGGATCCGAGCCTGTTCGTCATCTTCGGCGCCACCGGCGATCTGTCGCGTCGCAAGATCCTCCCGGCGCTCTGGCAGCTCCACGCGCAGGGCTTCACGAAGCAGGGCCTCTACGTCCTCGGCGTCACGCGCGACGACAACATCGAGGACGACGCGTTCCGCCAGATCACGCTCGAAGCGGTGCGCGGCGCCGATCCGAACGCGGACGCCGCCGCGCTGCAGGAGTGGGTGTCGAAGTACGTGTACTTCCAGGACGTCGACGAGGACTACGCGCCGCTCGTCGAGCGCATCACCGCGCTGGAGCAGGAGCACTCGCTGCCGGGGAACCGCACGTTCTACCTGTCGCTGCCGCCCGGCGCCTTCCCGCCCACCGTCGAGAAGCTCGGCGCCGTGGGGCTGAACCACGGCCCCGGCTGGACGCGCCTCGTCATCGAGAAGCCGTTCGGCCGCGATCTCGCCTCCGCGCGCGCGCTGAACGACCTCGTGCACCGCTGCTTCGACGAGTCGCAGATCTACCGCATCGACCACTACCTCGGCAAAGAGACGGTCCAGAACCTGATCGTCTTCCGGTTCGCCAACGCGATGTTCGAGTCGCTGTGGGACCGCGACCGCATCGAGAGCGTCACCATCACCGTGGCCGAGGAGCTCGGCGTCGAGAAGCGCGCCGGCTACTACGAGTCGGCGGGCGCGCTGCGCGACATGGTGCAGAGCCACCTCACGCAGCTCCTCACGCTCGTGGCGATGGACGTGCCGTCGGGGCTCGACGCCGCCGCCATCCGCGCCGAGAAGATCAAGGTGCTGCGCTCCATCCGGCCGATCTCGCCGGAGGACGCGGTGCTCGGGCAGTACGAGCCGGGACAGATCGACGGCAAGGACGTCGCCGGGTATCGCGAGGAGCCCGGCGTCGCCCCCGACTCGCGCACCGAGACGTTCGCCGCGCTCACGCTGCACCTCGAGAACTGGCGGTGGCAGGGCGTGCCGTTCTACCTGCGCACCGGCAAGCGCATGCCGCGCCGGCTGACCGAGATCGAGATCAAGTTCCGTCGCGCGCCGGTGTGGATGTTCCGCTCCGTCGTCGCCGACGAGCTCCATCGCAACACGCTGCTCGTCACGCTGCAGCCGAACGAGGGGTTCTCGCTGTTCTTCGACGTGAAGGCGCCCGGCGAGCCGTTCCGGCTGCGCCGCCTGCCGCTGCACTTCAGCTACGACGAGGAGTTCGCCGTGCTTCCCGAGGCGTACCAGACGCTGATCCTCGACCTGCTGTTGGGCGACCAGACGCTGTTCGTGCACGCCGACGAGGTGGAGACGAGCTGGGCGCTCTACGCGCCGCTGCTCGACGGGCGGCGCGCGGTGTACCCGTACCCCGCGGGCACGTGGGGCCCGATCGAGGCGGAGCTCATCTCGTCGCGCGCGCCGCTCCCCGGTGACGGGAGCGCGGCGCCGCGCGGCACGCGGGCCGCGCGATGA
- a CDS encoding cytochrome P450, whose translation MSESWNRIAHLADLPGDGPFALSADGVDLVVVRVRGEHHAYAGRCPHQGALLGEGELDGDALVCRNHRWRFDAATGARQGGPECLARCPLARRGDELWADTSALRETAASAAPARAHRRLEDLPGPRPLPIVGNLHQIDISRVHETVERWAAEYGPLFLYRVGPNRILTVSRPELIEPILRDRPETFRRSPNIAPVFRELGVAGLFSAEGDAWRPQRRLAMQALSHRNLRGFYATLADVTARLRRRWEAKADAGATLDVAEEMKRFTVDVTSMLVFGRDVDTIGRDDDAIQRHLGQVFPAFNRRLFALLPTWRWVRLPADRRVDRAVAELRVWLRDLVAETRARLAAEPSRAEAPQNFLESMLAARDADGNPFPDEVIFGNAMTMLLAGEDTTAYTLAWAVHQLCDAPDVVERLRAEADAAGIGSGAAPPDIEAADRLAYAGAVANETMRLRPVAPVVLLAATRDVVIGDVAVPKGTWVALLTRPPAVDARHFGDPAAFRPERWLPNGQLPNGSLPNGGPLAHDPSVFLPFGSGPRICPGRSLALLEMRLVLATLYSAFDVERADGASDVREAFAFTMHPVGLRVRLRRRAALTAPGLPSLRGARPDAAATSRGRAP comes from the coding sequence ATGTCCGAGTCGTGGAACCGCATCGCGCATCTCGCCGATCTGCCGGGCGACGGACCGTTCGCGCTGTCGGCGGACGGCGTGGATCTCGTGGTCGTACGCGTGCGCGGCGAGCACCACGCGTACGCCGGCCGGTGCCCGCACCAGGGCGCGCTGCTCGGCGAGGGAGAGCTCGACGGCGACGCGCTGGTGTGCCGCAACCACCGGTGGCGATTCGACGCGGCGACGGGGGCGCGGCAGGGCGGGCCGGAGTGCCTCGCGCGATGCCCGCTGGCGCGGCGCGGGGACGAGCTGTGGGCCGACACGTCGGCGCTGCGCGAGACGGCGGCGAGCGCCGCTCCGGCGCGCGCGCATCGCCGGCTCGAAGACCTGCCGGGACCTCGACCGCTGCCGATCGTCGGCAACCTGCACCAGATCGACATCTCGCGCGTGCACGAGACGGTGGAGCGGTGGGCGGCGGAGTACGGCCCGCTGTTCCTCTACCGCGTGGGGCCGAACCGCATCCTCACCGTGTCGCGCCCCGAGCTGATCGAGCCGATCCTGCGCGACCGGCCGGAGACGTTCCGGCGCTCGCCGAACATCGCGCCGGTGTTCCGCGAGCTCGGCGTGGCGGGCCTGTTCTCGGCCGAAGGCGACGCATGGCGCCCGCAGCGACGGCTCGCGATGCAGGCGCTGTCGCACCGCAACCTGCGCGGCTTCTACGCGACGCTCGCCGACGTGACGGCGCGGCTGCGGCGCCGCTGGGAGGCGAAGGCCGACGCCGGCGCCACGCTCGACGTCGCGGAGGAGATGAAGCGGTTCACCGTCGACGTCACGAGCATGCTCGTGTTCGGGCGCGACGTCGACACGATCGGCCGCGACGACGACGCGATCCAGCGGCACCTCGGGCAGGTGTTCCCGGCGTTCAACCGGCGGCTGTTCGCGCTGCTCCCGACGTGGCGGTGGGTGCGCCTGCCGGCGGACCGACGCGTGGACCGCGCCGTCGCGGAGCTGCGCGTGTGGCTGCGCGACCTGGTGGCGGAGACGCGCGCGCGGCTCGCCGCCGAGCCGTCGCGCGCCGAGGCGCCGCAGAACTTCCTCGAGTCGATGCTCGCGGCGCGCGACGCGGACGGGAACCCGTTCCCCGACGAGGTGATCTTCGGCAACGCGATGACGATGCTGCTCGCCGGCGAGGACACGACGGCGTACACGCTCGCGTGGGCCGTGCACCAGCTGTGCGACGCGCCCGACGTGGTGGAGCGGCTGCGCGCCGAGGCCGACGCGGCGGGCATCGGGTCGGGCGCAGCGCCGCCGGACATCGAGGCGGCGGATCGGCTCGCGTACGCGGGCGCGGTGGCGAACGAGACGATGCGCCTGCGTCCGGTCGCGCCCGTGGTGCTGCTCGCGGCGACGCGCGACGTGGTGATCGGCGACGTCGCCGTGCCGAAGGGAACGTGGGTGGCGCTGCTCACGCGGCCGCCAGCGGTGGACGCGCGGCACTTCGGCGACCCGGCCGCGTTCCGGCCGGAGCGGTGGCTGCCTAACGGGCAGCTGCCTAACGGCTCGCTGCCTAACGGAGGACCGCTGGCGCACGATCCGTCGGTGTTCCTGCCGTTCGGGTCGGGGCCGCGGATCTGCCCGGGGCGGTCGCTCGCGCTGCTCGAGATGCGGCTCGTGCTCGCGACGCTCTACTCGGCGTTCGACGTGGAGCGCGCGGACGGGGCGAGCGACGTGCGCGAGGCGTTCGCGTTCACGATGCACCCGGTGGGGCTGCGGGTGCGGCTGCGTCGCCGGGCGGCTCTCACGGCGCCCGGGCTGCCGTCGCTCAGGGGCGCTCGTCCGGACGCGGCGGCCACTTCACGCGGTCGAGCGCCTTGA
- the gnd gene encoding phosphogluconate dehydrogenase (NAD(+)-dependent, decarboxylating) has product MVGSGLFEFEPQRAQRAAEHPKTLNHGGHRGHRGEPLRLASSVSSVSSVVQFKRADLCGPLRPLRSTHPAKVFLRVPASPREIAPPLAVRPEPRGSSPPRNVYRPASAARRIHEARASVPNQCSRAASHPGEHMQIAMVGLGRMGANMATRLARGGHQVAAWDRSPEATQKTAAGQSGITGAESLEALVRSLDAPRAVWIMIPAGDPTEQMVDTLLGMLQQGDAIIDGGNSNYKDSMRRGAKCAERGVSFIDCGTSGGVWGLANGYSLMVGGDDAAVGRLRPLFETLAPGPNTGWGHVGPVGSGHFTKMVHNGIEYGMMQAFAEGFSIMQHKKEFALDLAQVAEIWREGSVVRSWLLDLTARALAENPTMDGIAPYVSDSGEGRWTVAEAIDLDVPAPVITHSLIARLRSRDAESFTDKLLAAMRNQFGGHAIKREG; this is encoded by the coding sequence ATGGTCGGCTCCGGGCTCTTCGAGTTCGAACCGCAGAGGGCGCAGAGGGCCGCAGAGCACCCCAAAACCTTGAACCACGGAGGGCACAGAGGACACAGAGGAGAACCACTTCGATTGGCTTCCTCCGTGTCCTCCGTGTCCTCCGTGGTTCAATTCAAAAGGGCAGACCTCTGCGGCCCGCTGCGTCCTCTGCGGTCAACACACCCAGCGAAGGTGTTTCTCCGCGTCCCCGCGTCCCCGCGTGAGATTGCACCGCCTCTCGCCGTCCGACCAGAGCCCCGGGGCTCGAGTCCGCCTCGCAACGTCTACCGCCCGGCCTCCGCCGCACGCAGAATCCACGAGGCGCGGGCATCGGTTCCGAATCAGTGCTCCCGCGCGGCAAGTCATCCCGGAGAACACATGCAGATCGCGATGGTGGGACTCGGCCGCATGGGCGCCAACATGGCGACGCGGCTGGCGCGGGGTGGACACCAGGTGGCGGCGTGGGACCGCTCGCCCGAGGCCACGCAGAAGACCGCGGCCGGCCAGTCCGGGATCACCGGCGCCGAGTCGCTCGAGGCGCTGGTCCGATCGCTCGACGCGCCGCGCGCCGTGTGGATCATGATCCCCGCCGGCGACCCCACCGAGCAGATGGTCGACACGCTGCTCGGCATGCTGCAGCAGGGCGACGCCATCATCGACGGCGGCAACAGCAACTACAAGGACTCCATGCGACGCGGCGCGAAGTGCGCCGAGCGCGGCGTGAGTTTCATCGACTGCGGCACGAGCGGCGGCGTGTGGGGGCTCGCCAACGGCTACAGCCTCATGGTCGGCGGCGACGACGCGGCCGTCGGGCGGCTGCGCCCCCTCTTCGAGACGCTCGCGCCGGGGCCTAACACCGGCTGGGGCCACGTCGGTCCCGTCGGCAGCGGCCACTTCACGAAGATGGTGCACAACGGCATCGAGTACGGCATGATGCAGGCGTTCGCCGAAGGGTTCAGCATCATGCAGCACAAGAAGGAGTTCGCTCTCGACCTCGCGCAGGTCGCCGAGATCTGGCGCGAGGGCAGCGTGGTGCGCTCGTGGCTCCTCGATCTCACCGCGCGCGCGCTGGCCGAGAACCCGACGATGGACGGCATCGCGCCGTACGTCAGCGACTCCGGCGAGGGACGCTGGACGGTGGCCGAGGCGATCGATCTCGACGTGCCGGCGCCGGTCATCACGCACTCGCTCATCGCCCGCCTGCGCTCGCGCGACGCCGAGTCGTTCACCGACAAGCTGCTGGCCGCGATGCGCAACCAGTTCGGCGGTCACGCCATCAAGCGCGAGGGCTGA
- a CDS encoding alpha/beta hydrolase family protein — MLAAARHLTVAALVTLAACSSDAVVAPPIDGGSTGLTVTVPAAPAPNLAGRGDLVSSSAGPRTPRVLVATTLALTGASRAFSARYDAQPYVVRYRTPNVEGQLVTASGAVWIPVGATGALPLVVYTHGTETSKSEAPSNLLGTAEGDVFGALYASDGSVVAEPDYLGLGVAGAGQYHPYLHVQSEASAAVDLLRAARALATQLGTPLAAGSLFVTGYSQGGGAAMGLFRELERNYATEFPVLGAAPMSGPYDLESTARTMLERNEDYHVTAVYTAYLTATLDTVYRMAPKLSDLIAPPYDVIAAHLRDGVATSGELAQLPSHARDVLRADVVQAMLANKDHPFWAATRDNNTYDWTPRAPLRIYYGGADKDVYPANALTAETRMRANGARNVAAVNVGANLDHAGAVLPATIAGRIFLDSLRRGLIAR, encoded by the coding sequence ATGCTCGCCGCCGCCCGTCACCTGACCGTCGCCGCACTCGTCACGCTCGCCGCCTGTTCGTCGGACGCCGTCGTCGCGCCGCCGATCGACGGAGGGTCGACGGGACTGACCGTCACCGTGCCCGCCGCGCCCGCGCCGAACCTCGCCGGGCGGGGCGATCTCGTGTCGAGCAGCGCGGGGCCCCGCACGCCGCGGGTCCTCGTCGCGACGACGCTCGCGCTCACCGGCGCGTCGCGCGCGTTCTCGGCGCGCTACGACGCGCAGCCGTACGTCGTGCGCTACCGCACGCCGAACGTCGAGGGGCAGCTCGTGACGGCGAGCGGCGCGGTGTGGATCCCGGTCGGCGCGACGGGTGCGCTGCCGCTGGTCGTGTACACGCACGGCACGGAGACGAGCAAGAGCGAGGCGCCGTCCAATCTGTTAGGCACCGCGGAGGGGGACGTGTTCGGCGCGCTCTACGCGTCGGACGGCTCGGTGGTGGCGGAGCCGGACTACCTCGGACTCGGCGTCGCGGGAGCGGGGCAGTACCACCCGTACCTGCACGTGCAGAGCGAGGCGTCGGCGGCGGTGGATCTGCTGCGCGCGGCCCGCGCGCTGGCGACGCAGCTGGGGACTCCGCTCGCCGCGGGGAGCCTGTTCGTCACCGGCTACTCGCAGGGCGGCGGCGCGGCGATGGGGCTGTTCCGCGAGCTGGAGAGGAACTACGCGACGGAGTTTCCCGTGCTCGGCGCGGCGCCGATGTCGGGGCCCTACGACCTCGAGTCCACCGCGCGCACGATGCTCGAGCGGAACGAGGACTATCACGTCACGGCGGTGTACACGGCGTATCTCACGGCGACGCTCGACACGGTGTATCGCATGGCGCCGAAGCTCTCCGACCTCATCGCGCCGCCGTACGACGTGATCGCCGCCCACCTGCGCGACGGCGTGGCGACGAGCGGCGAGCTCGCGCAGCTGCCGTCGCACGCGCGTGACGTGCTGCGCGCCGACGTGGTGCAGGCGATGCTCGCGAACAAGGACCACCCGTTCTGGGCCGCGACGCGCGACAACAACACGTACGACTGGACGCCCCGCGCGCCGCTGCGTATCTACTACGGCGGCGCCGACAAGGACGTCTACCCGGCGAACGCGCTCACCGCGGAGACGCGGATGCGCGCGAACGGAGCGCGCAACGTCGCCGCCGTGAACGTCGGCGCGAACCTCGACCACGCCGGCGCGGTGCTGCCGGCGACGATCGCGGGGCGGATCTTTCTCGACTCGCTGCGGCGCGGGCTGATCGCTCGGTAA